The Pedobacter cryoconitis genome contains a region encoding:
- a CDS encoding toxin-antitoxin system YwqK family antitoxin: protein MRIYLLALFLITALVFPAKAQKKFSSYIENYQHTINYADHKVTLHVLPADRTLKYTDLTKSYYWYSSNQIKITQGGFSGKLLHGLYSNYYENKNLQEQGNFNMGLKSGEWKNWTEDGKLISDVNFINGVPEGDFYKYDNQGKLVERGRNVNGKVDGDFVKYQGDSTLSVRYKNGIVVPAKVRSAKKPGWIKRFFKKKMKSEDIIKPV from the coding sequence ATGCGCATTTATCTGCTTGCCTTATTTCTGATCACTGCGCTCGTATTTCCTGCGAAGGCACAGAAGAAATTCTCCTCTTATATAGAAAATTATCAGCATACAATTAATTATGCAGATCATAAAGTCACTTTACATGTGCTGCCAGCTGATCGTACACTCAAGTATACAGATTTAACTAAATCATACTATTGGTATAGTAGTAATCAGATTAAGATTACACAGGGTGGCTTTAGCGGGAAATTATTACATGGGCTTTATAGTAATTACTATGAGAATAAGAATTTACAGGAGCAGGGTAATTTTAATATGGGACTGAAGTCTGGCGAATGGAAAAACTGGACGGAAGATGGGAAATTGATTAGTGATGTGAATTTTATAAATGGAGTACCTGAGGGTGATTTTTACAAGTATGATAACCAGGGGAAATTAGTAGAGAGAGGAAGGAATGTTAATGGTAAAGTGGATGGGGATTTCGTGAAATATCAGGGGGATAGCACGCTTTCTGTTCGGTATAAAAATGGAATTGTAGTCCCGGCAAAAGTGAGGTCAGCGAAGAAACCTGGCTGGATTAAGCGATTCTTTAAAAAGAAAATGAAGTCTGAAGATATTATAAAACCTGTTTAG
- a CDS encoding PilN domain-containing protein: MLSSELTTSLGIELKWLTDTTFSCRYCVLTKNKNSLTINTKKVIEGSLSTIIESLPRNYPVALALSGKGTLHKIINTEEGAGDGQMLKHAFPGVEADDFYSQVFADETIALVSIVRKSVADPLLEKLERAGVKIYNLTIGAVVTTQIWPQLAIVNKEIRFDGHSFTLSENKTLLDYNTNPDFKNELLLKIGDENIPENIIVAYAAALQLILHERLSLVSTNSATVQIAFIKFLEQAKLKKQLMVLTFGMFFLLLISFLMFSYYNSENSRLVREVGNQTASADHSELLQRHIAENEYLMKRLGWNGGYNYGYLVNELGSSAPNRLVLKSILMNDYKTDEEKRNMEPNIRITGTTDNLAAVNNWIFILKEKPWVKTVKLVQYQQEAESDLYQYNLLLTY; encoded by the coding sequence ATGCTGTCTTCTGAATTAACAACTTCCTTAGGTATAGAATTAAAATGGCTGACTGATACCACATTCAGTTGCCGTTATTGTGTGTTGACGAAAAATAAAAACAGTTTAACGATCAATACTAAGAAAGTAATTGAAGGTTCTTTATCGACAATCATTGAATCGCTGCCCAGAAATTATCCGGTAGCATTAGCATTGTCAGGAAAGGGCACATTGCATAAAATTATCAATACTGAAGAGGGGGCTGGTGATGGGCAAATGCTCAAACATGCTTTTCCAGGAGTAGAAGCTGATGATTTTTATAGTCAGGTATTTGCTGATGAGACTATTGCTCTGGTGAGTATTGTGCGTAAGAGTGTGGCTGATCCACTATTAGAAAAATTGGAGCGTGCAGGGGTAAAAATATATAATCTAACGATAGGCGCTGTAGTAACAACGCAGATCTGGCCTCAGTTAGCTATAGTAAACAAAGAAATCCGTTTTGACGGGCATTCATTTACTTTGTCGGAAAATAAAACACTGTTGGACTACAACACGAATCCTGACTTTAAAAATGAACTTCTGCTTAAAATCGGAGATGAAAATATACCTGAAAACATTATCGTTGCCTATGCGGCTGCACTTCAGTTAATATTGCACGAGCGGTTATCACTGGTGAGCACAAATTCAGCTACTGTACAAATAGCCTTTATAAAATTTCTGGAACAGGCAAAGCTTAAAAAGCAATTGATGGTTTTAACTTTTGGTATGTTTTTTCTACTGTTGATAAGCTTTTTAATGTTCTCTTATTATAATTCGGAAAATTCAAGGCTTGTGCGTGAGGTTGGTAATCAAACAGCTTCTGCTGACCATTCGGAACTTTTACAACGTCACATTGCTGAAAATGAATATCTCATGAAACGTCTGGGGTGGAATGGAGGATATAATTATGGTTATCTGGTCAATGAACTTGGTTCAAGTGCACCTAACAGGCTTGTCTTAAAAAGTATCCTGATGAATGATTATAAGACTGATGAGGAAAAACGTAATATGGAACCCAATATCAGGATAACAGGAACTACCGATAATCTTGCAGCGGTAAATAACTGGATTTTTATTCTAAAGGAGAAGCCGTGGGTGAAAACTGTCAAACTGGTACAATATCAGCAAGAAGCTGAGAGTGATCTTTATCAGTACAATTTATTATTAACGTATTAA
- a CDS encoding type II secretion system protein GspD, with the protein MKNKISEHRLISVFLFCLFFAFCSLANAQDKNTERLKQIDERLRTVSVTVPGLNQKVQLSMSGASAQEFLRALAQVNNLNINVDPQLNFKVYNNFRNETAINILLFLAKEYDLDINIIGSIMSVTKVASPRVVVRPKEIRVTYSAENNNLGFELNDDSLSLVAKKISQLSQKNVVVPVNLLGKKVTAFIAAAPFETALEKMAFANELKLNKTNDNVFIFQSLGEGEELYISGDNATAVKRNNRPSAGGNNGGTPQGNFNVSGRKDAGGQRLISVDALNTPILDLIKSTSIEAGVNYFIYSDIKGNVTTHLSNISYDNFLTALLQGTEYTFKKDGGIYLLGERKLEGLRTTRIVQLQHRSIDTVQVMIPTEWKRGVEIKEFKEQNTLLLSGSAPQINEIENYIKQIDRVVPMILIEVTLVDIRKGKAVKTGISAGIDPTKKPGGSVLPGLDYTFGSRSINDFLSRLGSNSSINLGRVAPNFYLTLSALETSNNVEIRSVPKLSTLNGHKANLSIGSSRYYSQSTQNVIPSLNAQTVVTQQFTEVNANLEIDIRPIVSGDDQVTLNISVNISDFIGNPPENAPPPKSTSKFTSIIRAKNEDMIVLGGLERTENSEISSGIPLLSRIPVLKWLFSRREKSNSKVVTLVFIKPTIMY; encoded by the coding sequence ATGAAGAATAAAATTTCTGAACATCGCCTCATTTCTGTTTTCTTATTTTGCCTTTTTTTTGCCTTCTGTAGCCTTGCTAATGCGCAGGATAAAAATACTGAAAGGTTGAAGCAAATTGATGAACGATTACGTACCGTATCAGTAACTGTCCCAGGACTGAACCAAAAGGTACAGCTTTCGATGTCCGGAGCTTCTGCACAGGAGTTTCTAAGGGCATTAGCTCAGGTAAATAATTTAAATATCAATGTAGACCCACAACTTAATTTTAAGGTATATAATAACTTTAGAAACGAAACTGCAATCAATATATTGCTATTTCTTGCAAAAGAATATGACCTGGATATTAATATCATTGGTTCAATTATGTCGGTTACCAAAGTAGCGTCACCTCGTGTCGTTGTACGGCCTAAAGAGATCCGGGTAACCTATAGTGCTGAAAATAATAATCTTGGGTTTGAATTGAATGATGATAGTTTAAGTCTGGTTGCAAAGAAAATTAGTCAGCTCTCTCAAAAAAATGTAGTAGTACCTGTTAATCTGCTGGGCAAGAAAGTAACAGCCTTTATAGCGGCAGCACCATTCGAAACTGCATTGGAGAAAATGGCCTTTGCAAATGAACTCAAATTAAATAAAACTAATGATAACGTATTTATCTTTCAGTCACTGGGGGAAGGTGAAGAGTTATATATCAGTGGTGATAATGCCACGGCCGTTAAGAGAAATAACAGGCCTTCTGCGGGAGGAAATAATGGAGGAACTCCACAGGGTAACTTTAATGTTTCGGGGCGTAAGGATGCTGGTGGCCAAAGGTTGATTAGTGTAGATGCGCTGAATACACCAATCCTTGATCTGATTAAATCAACATCCATAGAAGCCGGGGTAAACTATTTTATCTATTCAGATATTAAAGGAAATGTAACTACTCATTTAAGTAATATTAGTTATGACAATTTTCTAACAGCACTATTGCAGGGTACTGAATACACTTTTAAAAAGGATGGGGGCATTTATTTACTTGGAGAGCGCAAACTTGAAGGGCTTAGAACTACACGTATTGTACAATTGCAGCACCGTTCGATTGATACTGTTCAGGTGATGATCCCAACAGAATGGAAACGTGGCGTGGAAATAAAAGAGTTCAAGGAGCAGAATACTTTACTTTTATCCGGGTCGGCACCTCAAATTAATGAGATTGAAAATTATATTAAGCAGATTGACAGAGTAGTTCCAATGATCCTTATTGAGGTAACTCTGGTAGATATACGCAAAGGTAAAGCGGTGAAAACGGGTATTTCGGCTGGTATCGATCCTACCAAAAAACCAGGGGGAAGTGTATTACCTGGGCTGGATTATACTTTTGGCAGCAGATCAATTAATGATTTTCTTTCCCGGCTGGGAAGTAATAGTTCTATAAATCTGGGAAGGGTAGCTCCTAATTTTTACTTGACGTTAAGTGCCTTGGAAACCAGCAATAATGTGGAAATCCGCTCTGTGCCGAAATTGTCAACTTTAAATGGACATAAGGCAAATTTAAGTATTGGAAGCTCACGCTATTATAGTCAGAGTACACAAAATGTAATCCCTTCTTTAAATGCACAAACAGTCGTAACACAGCAATTTACTGAGGTTAATGCAAACCTGGAGATTGATATCAGGCCAATTGTTTCTGGTGATGATCAGGTAACCTTGAATATTAGTGTAAATATCTCTGACTTTATAGGGAATCCGCCTGAAAATGCACCTCCTCCTAAGTCGACTAGTAAATTCACCTCAATTATACGTGCTAAAAATGAGGATATGATCGTGCTTGGTGGGTTGGAACGTACTGAAAATAGTGAAATTAGTTCTGGTATTCCTCTGTTATCAAGAATACCTGTGTTGAAGTGGCTTTTTAGCCGGCGTGAAAAATCAAATAGTAAGGTAGTTACGCTAGTTTTTATCAAACCTACAATCATGTACTAA
- a CDS encoding GspE/PulE family protein — protein sequence MTAVINPVFIHSISKEQAWNYRIVPFLVDGNAMSFYCDAASQHGGLKDELEIILGKLIFLDGIDAGEVDRLLSTYYFTEETSVNEPVKQQIISTNDDFLAALITEARRLKSSDIHIETYEQKCRVRVRIDGMMVERYQIQRDDYPALVNKIKIMANLDIAEKRLPQDGRIHYKSSKMAAFDIRVSVLPTLHGEKIVLRLLNNSSVDIDLNTMGLSEIDMHHYMQGIQRPNGIILISGPTGSGKTTTLYATLKLLNKSTRNILTIEDPIEYTLEGINQVQLKESIGLGFASALRTFLRQDPDVIMVGEIRDPETANMAIRAALTGHLVLSTIHTNSAWGTVSRLMDMGIPGFLVANTLNTTVAQRLVRLLCPYCKTEQDFDPLAYPTQFKAPYAVAKHFIAKGCGECYYTGYKGRKAVYEVIPIDTELAFEIKQGNLYIDPLLKTRKIKTLSENAFALFVTGETSLEEIFPLLLSI from the coding sequence ATGACGGCTGTAATTAACCCTGTATTTATTCATTCAATTTCTAAAGAGCAAGCATGGAACTACCGTATAGTCCCGTTTCTGGTTGATGGAAATGCTATGTCTTTTTATTGTGATGCTGCTAGTCAGCACGGTGGATTAAAAGATGAACTTGAGATTATTTTGGGTAAGCTTATCTTTTTGGATGGGATTGATGCGGGAGAAGTTGATCGCCTGCTATCTACCTATTATTTTACTGAGGAAACAAGCGTAAATGAACCGGTAAAACAGCAGATTATTTCTACTAATGATGATTTTCTGGCTGCTTTGATTACAGAAGCGCGCAGATTGAAGAGCAGTGATATACATATTGAAACCTACGAGCAGAAATGTCGTGTCAGGGTGCGTATTGATGGAATGATGGTGGAACGTTATCAGATACAGCGGGATGATTATCCAGCTCTGGTCAACAAAATTAAGATTATGGCTAATCTGGATATTGCTGAAAAACGTTTGCCTCAGGATGGTCGAATTCACTATAAATCATCAAAAATGGCGGCTTTTGATATTAGGGTTTCAGTTTTGCCTACACTGCATGGAGAAAAAATTGTACTTCGTTTATTGAACAATAGCAGCGTTGATATTGACCTGAATACTATGGGGCTGTCAGAGATTGATATGCATCATTATATGCAGGGTATACAACGACCAAATGGTATTATTCTGATTAGCGGGCCAACTGGGTCTGGTAAAACAACTACGCTTTATGCTACGCTTAAGTTGTTAAACAAATCTACCCGCAATATTTTAACCATTGAAGATCCGATTGAATATACGCTGGAAGGAATTAACCAGGTACAGTTGAAAGAGAGTATAGGACTGGGCTTTGCTTCAGCCTTAAGGACTTTTCTGCGGCAGGATCCGGATGTGATTATGGTGGGTGAGATCCGTGATCCTGAAACGGCTAATATGGCAATAAGGGCTGCACTTACAGGTCACCTTGTGCTGTCTACTATTCACACAAATTCGGCCTGGGGAACAGTGTCCCGGTTAATGGATATGGGAATACCAGGATTTCTGGTCGCTAATACTTTAAATACGACTGTTGCACAACGGTTAGTACGTTTGTTATGTCCGTATTGTAAGACTGAACAGGATTTTGATCCTTTAGCTTATCCAACACAATTTAAAGCTCCTTATGCGGTTGCGAAACATTTTATAGCCAAAGGGTGTGGTGAATGCTACTATACTGGTTATAAAGGACGTAAGGCTGTTTATGAAGTTATTCCAATAGACACAGAATTAGCTTTTGAAATCAAACAGGGGAATTTGTATATTGACCCGTTATTAAAAACCAGGAAAATTAAAACACTTTCAGAAAATGCTTTTGCTTTGTTTGTAACGGGTGAAACTTCTTTAGAAGAAATATTTCCTTTATTGTTATCTATCTAA
- a CDS encoding type IV pilin protein, translating into MKLHINSKVKAYTLTEILVVLVIIGILVLLALPNLMPLITKAKTTEAKLQLEHLTKLEQTYFYEHSKYTTDLNELGFIQEKLSSDGKDGKANYKIEVTAATNNTFTAKATAVADFNGNGVFNVWQIDQDKNLKEVTPD; encoded by the coding sequence ATGAAACTGCATATAAATAGTAAAGTAAAAGCTTATACCTTAACTGAGATCCTTGTGGTGCTGGTTATTATTGGTATCCTTGTTTTATTAGCTCTTCCAAATCTTATGCCTTTGATTACCAAGGCAAAAACTACTGAAGCCAAGCTGCAATTGGAACACCTGACAAAGCTGGAACAGACGTACTTTTATGAACATTCCAAATATACCACAGATCTGAATGAGCTTGGATTTATTCAGGAGAAGTTGTCTTCGGATGGAAAAGACGGAAAAGCTAATTATAAAATAGAGGTGACTGCTGCAACGAATAATACATTTACTGCTAAAGCAACGGCCGTTGCTGACTTTAACGGGAATGGTGTTTTTAATGTCTGGCAGATCGACCAGGATAAGAATTTAAAAGAGGTTACTCCTGACTAA
- a CDS encoding tail fiber protein, producing MKKVLMILTAMVLFLSAKSQSNTDQNGIKTTVTNVLSAQNAQAKRFEIITLGYNSHHWQKGGAIIIELFDAYYATGYEKYIVEAGYLQGTPGTSPKLRFVNRYGYSHNGRIVLGTPTDMGISYGGYPNMTMAIYLDIKEYSQYRVRITYMQDRINTFTDHNQVRVQEDPAGVNIEDFMAPDMPDENLITAGQLTVSGSGNHYFQNGNVGIGTTQPDAKLSVKGKIHAEEIKVDLNIPGPDYVFDKDYSLLSLQETADFIKANRHLPDVPSAKQMEKEGINVSEMQMKLLQKIEELTLYVIRQQKMIDKQAVDLKKMQEQINSGKSNN from the coding sequence ATGAAAAAAGTTTTAATGATTTTAACAGCTATGGTGCTGTTTCTTTCTGCCAAATCTCAATCAAATACTGATCAAAACGGTATCAAAACAACAGTAACTAATGTTTTGTCTGCACAGAATGCGCAAGCTAAAAGATTTGAGATTATAACTTTAGGGTATAATTCTCACCACTGGCAAAAAGGCGGGGCTATTATTATTGAATTATTTGATGCCTATTATGCAACGGGATATGAAAAATATATAGTAGAAGCGGGGTATTTACAAGGTACGCCAGGTACTTCTCCAAAACTCCGCTTTGTAAACAGATACGGTTATTCCCATAATGGGAGAATAGTTTTGGGTACACCAACCGATATGGGTATTTCTTATGGTGGCTATCCCAATATGACCATGGCTATATATTTGGATATCAAGGAATATTCACAGTACCGTGTCCGCATTACCTATATGCAAGACAGAATCAACACTTTTACAGATCATAATCAGGTTCGTGTACAGGAAGACCCTGCCGGGGTAAATATTGAGGATTTCATGGCTCCTGATATGCCAGATGAAAATTTAATAACAGCGGGTCAGCTCACCGTTAGCGGAAGTGGGAATCATTATTTTCAAAATGGTAATGTAGGTATTGGAACCACTCAGCCTGATGCAAAATTAAGTGTAAAAGGAAAAATTCATGCCGAAGAAATTAAAGTTGATTTGAATATACCTGGCCCTGATTATGTTTTTGACAAGGACTATAGCTTATTGTCTTTACAAGAGACAGCTGATTTTATAAAAGCTAACAGACATTTGCCTGATGTCCCTTCTGCAAAACAAATGGAAAAAGAAGGGATTAATGTCAGTGAAATGCAAATGAAGTTGTTGCAAAAAATAGAAGAACTCACTTTATATGTTATCAGACAGCAAAAGATGATCGATAAACAGGCTGTGGATTTAAAGAAGATGCAGGAGCAGATTAATTCAGGGAAATCGAATAATTAA